GCAAACTGCTTCTCGCAAAACCAGAGGATAGAACAGGTAAACTGAGGAGATAATATGCCAAGAGATATAGGGATTGATGTCACACCACCAGATAATGAATGCACAGATCATAATTGTCCATTTCATGGCAAACTTGGTGTTAGAGGTCAAATATTTGAAGGAACGGTTTTGAGTAGCAGGATGGATAAGACAGTTGTCGTCGAGCGCGAGTATCTGAAGATGATAAAGAAATACGAACGGTACGAGAAGCGAAGGTCAATATTTCATGCTCACAACCCCACCTGCATCGATGCAAAGGAAGGAGACACAGTAAAGATTATGGAGTGCCGGCCTTTGAGTAAAACAAAGAATTTTGTGGTGATTGAGAAACTATGAAAGCTATAGGTGTTAAAATTCCAAAAGCACTACCGACTGCTGCGAGGCTCTCCTGCGTAGATAATACAGGTGCAAGGGTGCTTGAGATAATTGCGGTGAAGAAATACAGAGGTGTGAAGAACCGCTATCCAAAGGCAGGTATTGGAGATATCGTAGTTGTCTCGGTCAAGAAGGGCACGCCGGCCATGCGAAAGCAGATCATGCACGCGGTCATCATACGACAGAAGAAAGAATTCAGGCGGGCTAATGGCGTACGAATCAGTTTTGAGGACAATGCTGCAGTTATAACAGACGAGAAGGGCATGCCAAAGGGTACGGAGATAAAAGGTGCAGTTGCACGAGAGGTTGCAGCGCGATTCCCAAAAATTGGATCTGCAGCAGCGATTATTGTATAATAAATGAGAGTAGGATGATTCTAATGGTATCAAAACAGCCACGAAAACAGCGAAAGGCGAGGTATAATGCGCCGATGCATATTAAACGCAGATTTATGGGAGCGCACCTTTCTCCAGAGCTTAGAGAGACCTACAATCGACGATCTCTCCCTGTGAGAAAGGGTGATACCGTCAAACTCATGCGGGGTGCAAATAGAAACCACACAGGCACCGTTCGCATGGTCGATCTGAAACGCGGGAAGATCACGGTTGAGGGTCTCACGGTGACAAAGGCCGATCTAACAGAGGTCGCAAAACCGATAGAACCTTCAAACGTCATGATCACGAAACTCGATTTGAGCGATAAGGAACGTGTTGCAATACTGGAGAGGAATAAGAGATGAGCAGACATCAAAAGCGAGTTGCAGCTCCAAAAAATTGGAGGCTGACAAGAAAAACTAATAAATGGGTTGCAAACTCAGTCCCAGGGCCACATTCAAAAGAAACATCCATACCACTTATTCTTGTGGTACGTGACATGCTTAAACTTGCGGATAACACCCGTGAAACGAAGATAATCCTGAATCAGGGACACATCCTTGTAAACGGGAAGGTAAGAAAGGATCATAGATTTCCAGTGGGATTATTTGATATAATCTCAATACCCGAAATGGGGGCACATTACAGGCTACTAATCGATGAACACAGTAAACTATCACTCACAAGGATTAAAGAAGAAGATGCAAAGACAAAACTATGCAGGGTTGATAATAAAACCATTGTAAAAGGTGGAAAGACACAGCTCAACATGCACGATGGTAGAAACATTCTTTCAGAGGTTGATGTCAGGACATTTGATTCTGTTGTGCTCAGGCTGGATAACAATGAGATAGAAGGGGTCTTCAAGCGCAGAAAAGGAAGTAAAGCGATGGTTATCGGTGGTAAGCACTCAGGTGAACTTGGTGAAATAGATAAGATTGAGACGATTAGAAGCTCACGCCCGAACAGGGTCACCCTTAAAAAGCTCGATGATGGAACTCTATTTGAGACGATCGAGGATTACATCTTTGTTGTCGGCGAGGAGAAAG
This genomic window from Candidatus Syntrophoarchaeum caldarius contains:
- a CDS encoding 30S ribosomal protein S4e — protein: MSRHQKRVAAPKNWRLTRKTNKWVANSVPGPHSKETSIPLILVVRDMLKLADNTRETKIILNQGHILVNGKVRKDHRFPVGLFDIISIPEMGAHYRLLIDEHSKLSLTRIKEEDAKTKLCRVDNKTIVKGGKTQLNMHDGRNILSEVDVRTFDSVVLRLDNNEIEGVFKRRKGSKAMVIGGKHSGELGEIDKIETIRSSRPNRVTLKKLDDGTLFETIEDYIFVVGEEKVELDLEGIQVEGA
- a CDS encoding Ribosomal protein S17, archaeal, with amino-acid sequence MPRDIGIDVTPPDNECTDHNCPFHGKLGVRGQIFEGTVLSSRMDKTVVVEREYLKMIKKYERYEKRRSIFHAHNPTCIDAKEGDTVKIMECRPLSKTKNFVVIEKL
- a CDS encoding Ribosomal protein L26, eukaryotic/archaeal; the encoded protein is MRKGDTVKLMRGANRNHTGTVRMVDLKRGKITVEGLTVTKADLTEVAKPIEPSNVMITKLDLSDKERVAILERNKR
- a CDS encoding 50S ribosomal protein L14: MKAIGVKIPKALPTAARLSCVDNTGARVLEIIAVKKYRGVKNRYPKAGIGDIVVVSVKKGTPAMRKQIMHAVIIRQKKEFRRANGVRISFEDNAAVITDEKGMPKGTEIKGAVAREVAARFPKIGSAAAIIV